CGAATCATTAAAGTAGTCCCACCAGGCTGCATAGATCGGCACAGTGTTCTTCGTGAACCTGAAGATATAGACATTGCCTGATGCCTGTATCGTCTGGATATTCTTCCAGTCGGAGCCCTCAAGCATTTCCACCATTTTCTTATAAGAATAGTAAGATAGCTTTTTATGTGAGAGACCGTCATCATTCGTCGGATTGTTGATCAGCCCATAGTGGTTGAACGGGTTCTGCGGAAACGGGGTAGCATGGCCCGGTTCATAATCACTTCTCTCGTAGATAAGGTTCCAGAATATCCTGTCGATTCCGATTGAAGCCCCGAGAACATATGTCTTGATCAGCCCTTGGCCTGCTCTTTCTCTGTCTGAACCGGAAGTGTGCTGCCTGGACGCACTACCGGATCATTGGGGTTTCCATCGTACATGGCCGTCTCGACAAAGACCGGCATCGAATGAATATTGGAGCCGTACTTGTTCATTACGTGCCCTCCTGTATTCTAATTTTGGATGCATTTCTTATTCTTAATGGCACACACCGGTCGTCTGATTGCATTGGGGCCGGATCGCCGGGCAGGAATTCCCCTGTATGCGACAGTCCGGAACGCATACGTTGGGACTTATATCAGTGGCACAGACCGTGCCGGTATAACATATTACGCTCCCGCAGGCAGTGCCGGAGGATGTACTTCCGAGGGTCAGTATCGCGTCGCAATCTGCGGAAATACAGAGTGCAATGGGTTCGGCATCGAGACTGACGGATACAGCAGATACATCGCTAACACTTCCGTTGCTAAGTTTAATACTCTTCAGGGTCACTGGCCCAAACGTGGAAGACAGGTTCACTGACGTCGGTGAACTTGCTGCGATTGCCAATACAAAGGAATATGTTTTAGGGGTCGTTGCAGAGTAGTCGCCTGCCTTCATAAGAAATACGTCGGCTCCCGTAGCGGCTATGCGGGAATCAAACCGGGCATAACGGAGGTACCGATTCGCCCATTCGAGATAGGGATATTGAGAATAGTCTGTTGCCCTGGCTGCATAATTGAAAGAAGAAACACCGGGATGTTCCGCTTCCCAGACACGATATTCGTCCCGGACATTTATGTATGAAGCGAATCTGGCCGGAGGTTTCCCGGTTGCATCGGCCTTGCTGACAAACTCGTCCCGCAACCAGGGGATCAAGTCCATAATTGCTGCCCGGGATTCGGAACCAATGTCCAGGTCCTGCGTATGGACTCCCCAGCCAAAGGCCCAGACCTTTGGCTTTGCGCCGGTACGATTGCGCTCTTTCCAGTTAGCGTAGAGCTGGAGAAATTCCGCTTTTTTACGGGATGATTTCCCGTCCTGCCAGAGACCTAAATGTTCACCGACTTGGCCGATGACCATGCCCTGCGGCACGGTCACGAATTTTGTGGTCAGGTCTTCGGTAATAGCGCTTTGGCCGGGTCGGAAAGGATTCCAGGGCACGTGGCTGAAATAACTGGCCATGATCTGGTCCCCACCGCCTTCGCGGATGGTATAACCGTATTCCTCCATTAATTGGTTAGGGTTCGTCAGCTGCGCATGGGATTCCGCCGCGGCATTGACAGCCGCAATGACAGCAGTATCGGTTACGCCAAGCGCAAGGCTCACGGCCTTGTCAGTGAAGCGTTTATTGGTGTCCCACACCTTTCTGACGTCGCTCGGGTCGGGATTTATGTATGCATTGGCTATTGACGGCCAGTCATGGACGCCGCGATAGTACTCGGTATGCGAATGAGTTCCCAGTATGCCGCCGCTCGCCTGGAGCCTGGCAAGGAGCGGCAGGCAGGTCGCCTGTTCGGAAGCTTCGACGCAGAACTCGTAGCATTCGCCAACAGCGAGGAATGATACTTTGACGCCGTAGGGCTCCAAATAATCCATCAGCCACGCAGCATTGGCAATTTGCCGTCGAAAGAAGATCCGCCGATCATCAAGCGTCAGTTGCTGGTTCAGAGGGTCGCAATGGAGGTCCATGGTGATATTGATCGGAGACTGGGATACAGCAGTGGTCACCGTCAGTGTCGTGCTTCCCGCAATAATCCCCGATGTCGCCGTAATAGTGGTCACTCCGGCGGACTGCGCCGACACGAGACCGGCAGCGTCGA
This genomic window from Nitrospirota bacterium contains:
- a CDS encoding Ig-like domain-containing protein; this encodes MVLLAVTLFACGGGGGSASDSGGGNASATLVSIIVTPASPSITVGNTQQFTATGTYSDNSSKTLTQSATWVSSNTAIATIDAAGLVSAQSAGVTTITATSGIIAGSTTLTVTTAVSQSPINITMDLHCDPLNQQLTLDDRRIFFRRQIANAAWLMDYLEPYGVKVSFLAVGECYEFCVEASEQATCLPLLARLQASGGILGTHSHTEYYRGVHDWPSIANAYINPDPSDVRKVWDTNKRFTDKAVSLALGVTDTAVIAAVNAAAESHAQLTNPNQLMEEYGYTIREGGGDQIMASYFSHVPWNPFRPGQSAITEDLTTKFVTVPQGMVIGQVGEHLGLWQDGKSSRKKAEFLQLYANWKERNRTGAKPKVWAFGWGVHTQDLDIGSESRAAIMDLIPWLRDEFVSKADATGKPPARFASYINVRDEYRVWEAEHPGVSSFNYAARATDYSQYPYLEWANRYLRYARFDSRIAATGADVFLMKAGDYSATTPKTYSFVLAIAASSPTSVNLSSTFGPVTLKSIKLSNGSVSDVSAVSVSLDAEPIALCISADCDAILTLGSTSSGTACGSVICYTGTVCATDISPNVCVPDCRIQGNSCPAIRPQCNQTTGVCH